Proteins from a single region of Festucalex cinctus isolate MCC-2025b chromosome 19, RoL_Fcin_1.0, whole genome shotgun sequence:
- the LOC144007157 gene encoding triple functional domain protein-like → MGGPQSHGKCQNGRPLETDTQELLTCCDEEERKVKDALEVMLSIPTRANNAMHLSMLQDLDEDIESQGELIYHDSIQMWSPKPLSPRRVKKRHVFLFQRSLVFSKEVKDSNVVGKYIDNSLPPRWRLKNILMETPASLQFG, encoded by the exons ATGGGCGGACCCCAGAGCCatggcaagtgtcaaaatggccgcccccttgagACTGATACACAG gagCTTCTAACCTGCTGTGATGAAGAGGAACGCAAGGTCAAGGACGCCCTGGAGGTGATGCTCAGCATTCCAACGAGAGCCAACAATGCCATGCATCTCTCAATGCTGCAAG ATTTGGATGAGGACATTGAGTCACAAGGCGAGCTGATCTACCATGATTCCATCCAAATGTGGAGTCCAAAGCCGCTGAGCCCCAGACGGGTGAAAAAGAGGCACGTCTTCCTCTTCCAGAGGTCCCTTGTGTTCAGCAAGGAGGTCAAGGACTCCAACGTCGTGGGCAAATACATCGACAACTCTTT ACCTCCACGTTGGCGTTTGAAGAACATATTGATGGAGACCCCTGCAAGTTTGCAGTTTGGTTGA